The DNA segment ACGCGGCGGAGCGAGGAGTTGACGATGGTCGAGAGGCGCTGCTCCGCCGCCAACTCCGTACGCACCGACTGGTAGAAGCGGAGCGGGTCGGAGATGCGGTAGCGGGCGAAGGCGTCGACTTCCAGCCGCTTCTGGTCGGCCAGGATCACCTCTTCCACCGGCGGGTCCACGTCGAGGACGCGCTTTTCGATCATCACCGCGTCCTGCCAGGGCAGCTTGGCCTTCAGGCCGGGCTCCTGGATGGTCCGCTTCCACTCGCCGAACTGCAGCACCAGCGCCTGCTGGGTCTGCGCGACGGTGAAGAGCGAGGAGGACGCCAGGATGGCGACCGCCAGCACGACGATGCCGAGGATTATGAGCTTTCTGTTCATGTGAGCGCTCTCCTCAGCGCGACTGGGGCGCTGGCTGGGCCGGCCCGCTGGCCGGACCCTGCTGCCGCAGGCGGTTGGTCAACTGATCCAGCGGAAGATACGGCAGGACGCCGTTCGTACCGTTCTGGCCGCCATCCATGATGATCTTGTTGGTGCCGCCCAGAACGGCCTCCATCGTCTCCAGATACATGCGCTTGGCAGTCACTTCCGGATTGCTGTTGTAGGCCTCCAGCACCGAAACGAAACGCTGCGCATCACCCTGCGCCAGGCTGACCACCTCCTCGCGATAGGCGCTGGCCTCCTGGATCAGCCGCTCGGCCTCGCCGCGGGCGCGCGGGATGATGTCGTTGCGGTAGGCCTCGGCTTCGTTGCGCAGACGCTCGCGGTCCTGCCGGGCGCGCTGCACGTCGTTGAAGGCGTCCACCACCGCGGAGGGCGGGTCCACCTTCTGCAGCTGCACCTGCGTGACCGCGATACCGGCGTCATAGCTGTCGAGCATGGCCTGGAGGATTTCGCGGGTGCGGGTCTCGATCTGCTGGCGGGCTTCGGTCAGCGCCGGCTGGATGTCGGTCTGGCCGATCACCTCGCGCATGGCGCTCTCCGCGGCCTTCTTCACCGTCTGCTCGGGATCGCGGATGTTGAAGAGGTAGTCGGCGGCGGCGCCGGCCTCCTCCTTGACCTTCCAGAATACGGTGAAGTCGATGTCGATGATGTTCTCATCGCCGGTGAGCATGAGGCTCTCGTCCTCGACGTCCCGCTCGCTGCCGCCGCGGCGATTATCCCCGACGGAGCGGAAGCCGATCTCCATCCGGTTCACCGTGGTGACCTGGGGCGTGTAGACCGTCTCGATCGGCGATGGCAGGTGCCAGCGCAGGCCGGGCAGTTCCGTGCGGACATATTCGCCGAAGCGCAGCACCACGCCCGCCTCGTCCTGCTGGACGCGGTAGATGCCGCTGGCCATCCACAGGCCGCCGACAACCAGCAGGGCGAGCGCGATGCCCTTGCCGCTGCCGAACCCGCCGGGCATCACCCGCTTGAAGCGATCCTGACTCCTGCGCAGCAACTCCTCCAGGTCCGGACCCGGAGGCTGCGATCCGCCGCCGCCGCTCGGCCGGCCCCACGGATTGTTGTTGCCGCCTCCCGGAGGGGAGCCCCACGGGCCACCGCCCCCACCGCCGCTCTGATTATTCCAGGGCATTTCGACCGACCCTTCGTTTTCGTTCCTTGGACCCGAGCCCGGTGCTTTCAACGGGACCCCGGCCACCGTATATAAGCCGGAGACCGTGGGGAAGGAGTTCCGCCGCGGTCTACCGTCCGGATATTGGGAATCGCTTGGAGTTTTCAACCATGGCCGACATCACCGAGGCACAAGTTCTGGACGCGCTGAGGACGGTAAAAGACCCCGACCGCGGCCAAGATATCGTCGCTCTCGGCATGATTTCCGGATTGGTTATCAAGAACGGAAATGTCGGCTTCTCAATCGAGGTCGATCCGAAGCGTGGAGCTGCGCTCGAACCGCTTAGACGCGCCGCAGAACAGGCGGTCGACAATATTCCGGGGATCACCTCGGTGACTGCCGTTCTGACGGCCCATCGCGCCGGCCCGCAGATGCCTACCCGCGGCGCATCGGGCGGCCATTCCCACGATCACGGGCATGGCCACAGCCATGCACCGGCCCAGGGACAGGCGCAGAAGCCGATGGTTCCCGGCGTGAAGGCGATCATCGCCGTCGCCTCCGGCAAGGGCGGCGTCGGCAAATCCACCACCGCCGCCAATCTGGCGCTAGGGCTGGCCGCCAACGGCCAGAAGGTGGGGCTCCTGGACGCCGACATCTACGGCCCGTCCATGCCGCGCATGCTGGGCATCAGCGGCAAGCCGAACAGCCGTGACGGCAAGACGCTGGAGCCGATGGAGAATTACGGCATCAAGGTAATGTCCATGGGCTTCCTGGTGGCCGAGGACACGCCGATGATTTGGCGCGGCCCCATGGTGCAGTCGGCGCTGCAACAGATGCTGCGCGACGTCAACTGGGGCGAGCTGGACGTGCTGGTGGTGGACATGCCGCCGGGCACCGGCGACGCCCAGCTCACCATGGCGCAGCAGGTTCCGCTGGCCGGCGCCGTC comes from the Indioceanicola profundi genome and includes:
- the hflK gene encoding FtsH protease activity modulator HflK, with protein sequence MPWNNQSGGGGGGPWGSPPGGGNNNPWGRPSGGGGSQPPGPDLEELLRRSQDRFKRVMPGGFGSGKGIALALLVVGGLWMASGIYRVQQDEAGVVLRFGEYVRTELPGLRWHLPSPIETVYTPQVTTVNRMEIGFRSVGDNRRGGSERDVEDESLMLTGDENIIDIDFTVFWKVKEEAGAAADYLFNIRDPEQTVKKAAESAMREVIGQTDIQPALTEARQQIETRTREILQAMLDSYDAGIAVTQVQLQKVDPPSAVVDAFNDVQRARQDRERLRNEAEAYRNDIIPRARGEAERLIQEASAYREEVVSLAQGDAQRFVSVLEAYNSNPEVTAKRMYLETMEAVLGGTNKIIMDGGQNGTNGVLPYLPLDQLTNRLRQQGPASGPAQPAPQSR
- the apbC gene encoding iron-sulfur cluster carrier protein ApbC, which encodes MADITEAQVLDALRTVKDPDRGQDIVALGMISGLVIKNGNVGFSIEVDPKRGAALEPLRRAAEQAVDNIPGITSVTAVLTAHRAGPQMPTRGASGGHSHDHGHGHSHAPAQGQAQKPMVPGVKAIIAVASGKGGVGKSTTAANLALGLAANGQKVGLLDADIYGPSMPRMLGISGKPNSRDGKTLEPMENYGIKVMSMGFLVAEDTPMIWRGPMVQSALQQMLRDVNWGELDVLVVDMPPGTGDAQLTMAQQVPLAGAVIVSTPQDIALLDARKGLNMFRRVDVPVLGIVENMSYFCCPNCGHRSDIFSHGGARAEAEKLGLDFLGEVPLHIAIRETSDAGQPIVVADPTSEHAKSYRAIAARIWEKIGGTSARRAGPRIVVE